A window of Thermodesulfobacteriota bacterium genomic DNA:
AGGTACCGCGTGCTCGAGAAGAATTACAGGTGCAGGCAGGGCGAGATCGATATAATTGCGGAGGACAAAAAAGGGGTTCTCTGCTTCGTCGAGGTCAAGGCGAAGTCCTCGGTGGATTTCGGCCTCCCCGAGGAGGCCGTGACCCGGCGTAAGCAGGGGAGAATCCAGGCGGCCGCATACAGCTATATCGAATCGAGGGAGCTCGGGCCAAGACCCATGCGCTTCGACGTAGTTTCCGTCGACCTCGTGAGCCAAACGAGCAGGATTATAAAGGACGCCTTCGAAGCGGATATGTGAGCGGCGGGTCTCTCACGGCCGCTTATTTATTGCAATTTCCATTAAATATTAGATATTATTAGGCAAAGAGATCAGGGGTGCAGGGGAAAATTTTTTTCAATCCCTGCTCTTGACACCGAAAAATATGTGCATATTTTATAGCTAGTTTTTTATCTGAATTAAGTTTGATAACCCAACTATATATCAATCCAGGAGGTTTGTTCTTATGGGTGTAAGACCGCTTAACGATAAGGTTTTGATAAAGAGAGTCGACGCGCCTGAAAAAACGAAGGGCGGGATCATAATCCCCGACACTGCGACCGAAAAACCGCAGGAGGGAGAAGTGGTTGCCGTGGGCAAGGGCAAGGTGCTGGAGAACGGCACGACGAGGCCGCTCGACGTTAA
This region includes:
- a CDS encoding YraN family protein — translated: MPAETTDRKSLGKKGEDIACRALKKDRYRVLEKNYRCRQGEIDIIAEDKKGVLCFVEVKAKSSVDFGLPEEAVTRRKQGRIQAAAYSYIESRELGPRPMRFDVVSVDLVSQTSRIIKDAFEADM
- the groES gene encoding co-chaperone GroES, encoding MGVRPLNDKVLIKRVDAPEKTKGGIIIPDTATEKPQEGEVVAVGKGKVLENGTTRPLDVKKGDRVLFGKYGGTEINFKGDDYVILDEGDILAIIES